The stretch of DNA GAAAAATACCTTCATTAAGGCTTGGAGAAACACATGCACAAGATCCTACTTGCAGCCGCCGTTGCCGTTTCGTCGATCGGGCAAAGCGGCTATGCGGCCCCCTTCTTAAACGTCGAGTTCGGGCCTGGCAACAGCGCGACGGAGTCAGGCTTCACGAACGTCACGGCGGCCGGTGGGCCGGTCGTCACGTCCGCGGGTAACGTGACGGTCGCGCTCACCAATGCCCCAACTGGCAGTCAGCGAGACCGCGGGGTGCTCTCAGACAGCGGCGCGTTCACCTACGCGGACCTGTACGACGACTTCGTGCGGTCGGACGGTGGCAACACGCTGACCGTGGCGCTCAGCGGGGCGGGCATCCTGCCCGGCACGAGCTACGTGGTCACGCTCTACGGTTTCGACCCCCAGGGGACCGGCAGCGCGACCGGCTCCACCGTCGTGTCGAACGTTCAGGGCTACAAGCAGACGGGCGGCGCCTCGTTCGGCACCATCACTTACGCGGTCGTGAACGGAAATCCCGGTGCGTCGGCCCCGACGGCGAACGAGCAGTATTCGATCACCACCACGCTGAACTCGGGCGCG from Tepidisphaeraceae bacterium encodes:
- a CDS encoding PEP-CTERM sorting domain-containing protein — translated: MHKILLAAAVAVSSIGQSGYAAPFLNVEFGPGNSATESGFTNVTAAGGPVVTSAGNVTVALTNAPTGSQRDRGVLSDSGAFTYADLYDDFVRSDGGNTLTVALSGAGILPGTSYVVTLYGFDPQGTGSATGSTVVSNVQGYKQTGGASFGTITYAVVNGNPGASAPTANEQYSITTTLNSGAGGLLSVDITPVSSTSGYTSAILNAIQVSQVTMVPEPTALGLLTVGGLAVLRRRRRQA